One genomic window of Anaeromicrobium sediminis includes the following:
- the ruvC gene encoding crossover junction endodeoxyribonuclease RuvC, whose product MRILGIDPGIAIVGYGIIDYVGNKFKTVDYGAITTDSKMKTSKRLKVIYDSLQELIQVHKPDVIAIEELFFNKNVKTALIVGHARGVCILAGENFNLNIFEYTPLQVKQGIVGYGRAEKKQVQIMVKTLLNLKSVPKPDDVADALAVAICHAHSGKFGDLFSLK is encoded by the coding sequence ATGAGAATCTTAGGAATAGACCCAGGTATAGCTATAGTAGGATATGGAATAATTGATTATGTGGGAAATAAGTTTAAAACAGTAGATTATGGAGCCATAACTACAGATTCTAAAATGAAAACATCAAAAAGGTTAAAGGTAATATATGATTCATTACAAGAACTTATACAAGTTCATAAGCCAGATGTTATTGCAATTGAGGAATTATTTTTTAACAAGAATGTTAAAACGGCTCTTATAGTAGGCCATGCAAGGGGCGTATGCATATTGGCTGGAGAAAATTTCAACTTAAACATATTTGAGTATACACCTCTACAAGTAAAACAGGGGATAGTTGGATATGGTAGGGCTGAGAAAAAACAAGTTCAGATTATGGTAAAGACCCTTTTAAATTTAAAGAGTGTGCCTAAACCAGATGATGTGGCAGATGCATTGGCTGTGGCCATTTGTCATGCCCATTCAGGAAAGTTTGGAGATTTATTCAGTTTAAAATAG
- the ruvA gene encoding Holliday junction branch migration protein RuvA, which produces MFAYIKGSLEYNGGDHIIVENNEIGYKVFTTSFSISEFIKGEGNICVYTKVVNRDDEMNIYGFSSKDEMDMFNKLVSVSGVGSKMALGILSSISLGQLVGAIVANDTKELTKAQGVGKKTAQRIALELKDKVDKNLALIQPSFDDFITPIENHVEEATEALMSLGYKKSEVQNAIGKIRVDNLKVEDIIKEVLKILSL; this is translated from the coding sequence ATGTTTGCTTATATAAAAGGCTCCTTAGAGTATAATGGTGGAGATCATATAATAGTTGAGAACAATGAAATTGGATATAAGGTATTTACAACAAGTTTTTCTATAAGTGAATTTATTAAAGGCGAAGGAAATATATGTGTATATACGAAAGTTGTAAATAGAGATGATGAAATGAATATATATGGATTTTCATCAAAAGATGAGATGGATATGTTTAATAAATTAGTAAGTGTATCTGGTGTAGGAAGTAAAATGGCACTTGGAATATTATCATCCATAAGTCTAGGCCAATTAGTTGGAGCTATTGTGGCTAATGATACTAAAGAACTTACAAAGGCTCAAGGGGTAGGGAAGAAAACTGCTCAAAGGATAGCATTAGAATTAAAGGATAAGGTAGATAAAAACTTAGCATTAATCCAACCAAGTTTTGATGATTTTATAACACCGATTGAAAATCATGTGGAAGAGGCAACTGAGGCACTTATGAGTTTAGGATATAAAAAATCAGAAGTACAAAATGCTATAGGTAAAATAAGGGTTGATAATTTAAAGGTTGAAGATATAATAAAAGAGGTGCTAAAAATTCT